In Streptomyces ambofaciens ATCC 23877, a single genomic region encodes these proteins:
- a CDS encoding fumarate reductase/succinate dehydrogenase flavoprotein subunit, with translation MEIPALTDAEELSCDVLVVGGGTAGTMAALTAAEHGANVLLLEKAHVRHSGALAMGMDGVNNAVVPGRAEPDDYVAEITRANDGIVDQSTVRQTATRGFAMVQRLESYGVKFEKDEHGEYAVRQVHRSGSYVLPMPEGKDVKKVLYRQLRRREMRERIRIENRVMPVRVLTAGGRAVGAAGFHTRTGRFVTVRAGAVILATGACGRLGLPASGYLYGTYENPTNAGDGYAMAYHAGAELTGIECFQINPLIKDYNGPACAYVANPFGGYQVNRNGERFVDSDYWSGQMMAEFAAEVASDRGPVYLKLSHLPEESVAALEGILHSTERPTRGTFHAGRGHDYRTHDVEMHISEIGLCGGHSASGVRVDDHARTTVPGLYAAGDLACVPHNYMIGAFVFGDLAGADAARYRPYEGDLPADQLRAAHELVYRPLRNPEGPPQPQVEYKLRRFVNDYVTPPKSGARLSLALEAFERMRADVAAMGARTPHELMRCAEVTFIRDCAEMAARASLARTESRWGLYHDRLDHPGRDDVSWFHHLDLHKSPSGAMEFTARPVAPYLVPIDEFAPVGGPSRHLGEVHPEQVSTAGARDVAPVAAVPPSPAGGEDAARGGRDAAAPASPRLLELLALADGEPPLAALRPYLSDPLPAVRRTAVTVLTETVPDGTGPALAALLSDADGEVRAAAAASLRELAETLTSEPALGDPLVRALAQPDPLVRATALDLLRALRLGDAGTFTTALDDPDAAVRVEAVRGLVSLDAAELVALAAPDPSREVRVTVAKALGTLRAEPLTGGALDRLTEDPDPLVRGAAFAALARSGCPDRPAARAVDALGDPAWQVRSGAATALSAAAAGIAVAALAKALADPNADVRKAAVLALTRHTATSADARAALSTVTADSDADVRAYAAKAL, from the coding sequence GTGGAGATCCCCGCCCTCACCGACGCCGAAGAACTCTCCTGCGACGTCCTCGTCGTCGGCGGCGGCACCGCCGGCACCATGGCGGCGCTGACCGCCGCCGAGCACGGCGCGAACGTACTGCTGCTGGAGAAGGCGCACGTCCGCCACTCCGGAGCCCTCGCCATGGGCATGGACGGCGTCAACAACGCCGTCGTCCCCGGCCGGGCCGAACCCGACGACTACGTCGCCGAGATCACCCGCGCCAACGACGGCATCGTCGACCAGTCCACCGTCCGCCAGACCGCGACCCGGGGCTTCGCCATGGTGCAGCGGCTGGAGTCGTACGGCGTGAAGTTCGAGAAGGACGAGCACGGCGAGTACGCGGTCCGCCAGGTGCACCGGTCCGGCTCCTACGTGCTGCCCATGCCCGAGGGCAAGGACGTCAAGAAGGTCCTCTACCGGCAACTGCGCCGGCGCGAGATGCGCGAGCGCATCCGCATCGAGAACCGTGTCATGCCGGTCCGGGTCCTGACCGCCGGAGGCCGGGCCGTGGGCGCGGCCGGTTTCCACACCCGCACCGGACGGTTCGTGACCGTCCGCGCGGGCGCCGTGATCCTGGCGACCGGGGCCTGCGGACGGCTCGGCCTGCCCGCCTCCGGCTACCTCTACGGCACCTACGAGAACCCCACCAACGCCGGTGACGGCTACGCCATGGCCTACCACGCCGGAGCGGAACTCACCGGCATCGAGTGCTTCCAGATCAACCCGCTGATCAAGGACTACAACGGGCCGGCCTGCGCCTACGTCGCCAACCCCTTCGGCGGCTACCAGGTCAACCGCAACGGCGAACGCTTCGTCGACTCCGACTACTGGTCGGGCCAGATGATGGCCGAGTTCGCGGCGGAGGTCGCCAGTGACCGCGGGCCGGTGTACCTGAAGCTCAGCCACCTCCCGGAGGAGTCGGTCGCCGCCCTGGAGGGCATCCTGCACTCCACCGAGCGTCCGACCCGCGGCACCTTCCACGCAGGCCGGGGACACGACTACCGCACGCACGACGTCGAGATGCACATCTCCGAGATCGGCCTGTGCGGCGGCCACTCCGCCTCGGGCGTCCGCGTCGACGACCACGCCCGCACCACCGTCCCCGGCCTCTACGCCGCCGGTGACCTGGCCTGCGTGCCGCACAACTACATGATCGGCGCGTTCGTCTTCGGCGACCTGGCGGGTGCGGACGCCGCGCGGTACCGCCCCTACGAGGGGGACCTGCCCGCCGACCAGCTGCGCGCCGCGCACGAACTGGTGTACCGCCCGCTGCGCAACCCGGAGGGCCCGCCGCAGCCCCAGGTCGAGTACAAACTGCGCCGCTTCGTGAACGACTACGTGACCCCGCCGAAGTCCGGTGCCCGGCTCTCGCTCGCCCTGGAGGCGTTCGAGCGGATGCGTGCCGACGTCGCCGCGATGGGCGCCCGCACCCCGCACGAGCTGATGCGCTGCGCCGAGGTCACCTTCATCCGCGACTGCGCGGAGATGGCCGCGAGGGCCTCCCTGGCCCGCACGGAGTCCCGCTGGGGCCTCTACCACGACCGCCTCGACCACCCCGGCCGTGACGACGTCTCCTGGTTCCACCATCTCGATCTGCACAAGTCCCCCTCCGGTGCGATGGAGTTCACGGCCCGGCCCGTGGCTCCCTATCTGGTACCGATCGACGAGTTCGCCCCGGTCGGCGGCCCCTCCCGGCACCTCGGCGAGGTGCACCCGGAGCAGGTCTCCACGGCCGGTGCGCGTGACGTGGCGCCGGTCGCCGCGGTGCCGCCGTCCCCGGCCGGCGGCGAGGACGCGGCCCGCGGCGGCCGGGACGCCGCGGCCCCGGCCTCACCGCGGCTGCTGGAACTCCTCGCCCTGGCCGACGGCGAACCGCCGCTCGCCGCCCTGCGGCCCTACCTGTCGGACCCCCTGCCGGCCGTCAGGCGCACCGCGGTCACCGTCCTCACCGAGACCGTGCCGGACGGCACCGGCCCGGCGCTCGCGGCGCTGCTGTCCGACGCCGACGGCGAGGTACGGGCGGCGGCAGCGGCCTCCCTGCGCGAACTGGCCGAGACGCTGACGTCGGAACCCGCCCTGGGCGACCCCCTCGTCCGAGCGCTGGCCCAGCCCGACCCCCTCGTCCGCGCCACCGCCCTCGACCTGCTCCGCGCGCTGCGACTGGGTGACGCCGGCACGTTCACGACGGCGTTGGACGACCCCGACGCCGCCGTCCGTGTCGAAGCCGTACGCGGCCTGGTCTCCCTGGACGCCGCCGAACTGGTCGCCCTCGCGGCCCCGGACCCGTCCCGTGAGGTACGGGTGACCGTGGCCAAGGCCCTGGGGACCCTGAGGGCGGAGCCGCTCACGGGCGGTGCCCTCGACCGGCTGACCGAGGACCCCGACCCGCTCGTCCGGGGCGCCGCCTTCGCGGCCCTCGCGCGGTCGGGCTGCCCGGACCGGCCGGCCGCACGAGCCGTCGACGCTCTGGGGGACCCCGCCTGGCAGGTGCGTTCCGGCGCGGCCACCGCGTTGTCGGCGGCCGCCGCCGGGATCGCGGTGGCCGCCCTCGCCAAGGCCCTGGCCGACCCGAACGCGGACGTCCGCAAGGCCGCCGTCCTGGCTCTGACCCGGCACACGGCCACCAGCGCGGACGCCCGGGCCGCGCTCTCCACGGTCACGGCCGACTCCGACGCCGACGTCAGGGCCTACGCGGCCAAGGCGCTGTAG
- a CDS encoding ABC transporter ATP-binding protein: MSTSSGTEPVTRPPAGERTSPRGTRLTLRDAALGRPDAPALTGVDIDVAPGEILTVTGPSGCGKSTLLRTLAGLLPPLAGSVEQDGRHVTGPAADRALVFQEDALLPWRTLRANVELPLAIQGVPRAERREQAAAWLDRVGLAAQARQLPHRVSGGQRQRAQLARALAGRPRAVLMDEPFGALDAQTRSGMQDLLVEVLHGTGASVVFVTHDVDEALFLGDRVALLGAGHLTAVRDVPRPRDRAAHGDPARLALRRDVLASLGTSLGT; this comes from the coding sequence ATGAGCACCTCGTCCGGGACTGAGCCCGTGACCCGCCCGCCGGCCGGGGAGCGTACCTCCCCGCGCGGCACCCGGCTGACCCTGCGCGACGCGGCACTCGGCCGCCCGGACGCCCCCGCCCTGACCGGCGTGGACATCGACGTCGCCCCCGGCGAGATCCTCACCGTGACCGGCCCGTCGGGCTGCGGGAAGTCGACGCTGCTGCGCACGCTCGCCGGCCTGCTGCCGCCCCTGGCCGGGTCGGTGGAACAGGACGGACGGCACGTCACCGGGCCGGCCGCGGACCGCGCACTGGTCTTCCAGGAGGACGCCCTTCTGCCCTGGCGCACCCTGCGCGCCAACGTCGAACTCCCCCTGGCCATCCAGGGAGTGCCCCGGGCGGAACGCCGGGAACAGGCGGCGGCCTGGCTCGACCGGGTCGGACTCGCCGCGCAGGCACGGCAGTTGCCGCACCGCGTGTCCGGAGGCCAGCGCCAGCGCGCCCAGCTGGCCCGCGCCCTCGCCGGGCGCCCTCGCGCCGTCCTGATGGACGAGCCCTTCGGCGCGCTGGACGCGCAGACCCGCTCGGGCATGCAGGACCTTCTCGTCGAGGTGCTGCACGGCACGGGCGCGAGCGTCGTCTTCGTCACCCACGACGTGGACGAGGCCCTGTTCCTCGGCGACCGGGTCGCCCTCCTCGGCGCCGGACACCTCACCGCCGTACGGGACGTTCCCCGCCCGCGGGACCGCGCGGCCCACGGCGACCCGGCGCGCCTGGCGCTGCGACGCGACGTCCTGGCCTCCCTCGGCACATCCCTCGGCACCTGA
- a CDS encoding ABC transporter permease: MTRYALRAASLGVALGLWQLLTSRNIDLWLRFSQFPTVTDVAHAFAGRLSGSDYWTDLTDSLTRILTGFLLAAVLGVGAGVLVARSRLAEDLLGPVLEVVRPVPAIALVPVAILLFPSNEQGIVFITCTAAFFPVLVSTRHAVRALAPVWEEAVRTMGGGRWRVLGSVVLPGALPGVFGGLSVGIGVSWICVISAEMISGQYGVGYRTWQDYTVVDYPGVFVGMVTIGVLGWLTSTAVELLGRRLTRWLPRTSYVPAAARTKPARAAATAAPPTRTAAPERHDTEEARDEHLVRD, encoded by the coding sequence ATGACCCGCTACGCGCTGCGCGCCGCCTCGCTCGGCGTCGCCCTCGGCCTGTGGCAACTGCTGACCAGCCGGAACATCGACCTGTGGCTGCGCTTCTCGCAGTTCCCCACGGTCACCGACGTGGCGCACGCCTTCGCCGGCCGGCTGTCCGGGTCCGACTACTGGACGGACCTCACCGACAGCCTCACCCGCATCCTCACCGGCTTCCTGCTCGCCGCCGTACTGGGCGTGGGCGCCGGCGTGCTCGTGGCACGCTCGCGGCTCGCGGAGGACCTGCTGGGTCCGGTGCTGGAAGTGGTCCGGCCCGTTCCCGCCATCGCCCTGGTCCCCGTCGCCATCCTCCTCTTCCCCTCCAACGAACAGGGCATCGTCTTCATCACCTGCACGGCGGCCTTCTTCCCGGTCCTGGTCTCCACCCGGCACGCGGTCCGCGCGCTGGCCCCCGTGTGGGAGGAGGCCGTACGGACCATGGGCGGCGGCCGGTGGCGGGTGCTGGGCTCCGTGGTCCTGCCGGGTGCGCTGCCCGGCGTCTTCGGCGGGCTGTCGGTCGGCATCGGCGTCTCGTGGATCTGCGTCATCTCCGCCGAGATGATCTCCGGCCAGTACGGCGTGGGCTACCGCACCTGGCAGGACTACACCGTCGTCGACTACCCGGGCGTGTTCGTCGGCATGGTCACGATCGGCGTGCTCGGCTGGCTGACCTCCACCGCCGTGGAACTGCTCGGCCGTCGGCTGACCCGCTGGCTCCCGCGCACCTCGTACGTCCCCGCCGCCGCCCGCACGAAGCCCGCCCGCGCCGCGGCGACGGCGGCCCCGCCCACCCGCACCGCCGCTCCCGAGAGGCACGACACCGAGGAGGCACGCGATGAGCACCTCGTCCGGGACTGA
- a CDS encoding ABC transporter substrate-binding protein, producing the protein MKQTRTGIPAAAAAAALLLPLTACGGDASADGDGSTVTVTVGYQSRTINTVTAGTLLRSLGSFEKQLDALGDGRTYKVKWQDYATGAPITAQMTAGKIDIGSMGDFPLLINAARGQQLGKPTRLVSVTGYNLRGGLNTIVTAPGSRLTSLKDLKGKKVSTSVGSAADGTLVRALRRAGLDPAEDIEKLNQEPAVGASALSSGSADALSQFVAWPGLLARQGKAKALYDGALLNLPTFHGVTAREDFAKRRPAVLEAFLKAQAQATDYLASHPVDAAEKVAKATGLPAEAVYLYNGAQGIATFDPAIRPQLVAALKEDVSILKDARLTGDVDVDAFVDDRYVKKALGPAEYAERLAAGPPKPAGEVWPEGARKTLAFASPTALLRHVAGHRDSVRAAYVPDATTGTLWFADRAVWVADGTALLPFVAPETAQAYVAGHGGARVITYDQALERAS; encoded by the coding sequence ATGAAACAGACCCGCACCGGCATCCCCGCGGCCGCGGCCGCCGCCGCGCTGCTCCTGCCCCTCACCGCCTGCGGTGGCGACGCCTCGGCCGACGGTGACGGATCCACGGTCACCGTGACCGTCGGCTACCAGTCCCGGACGATCAACACCGTCACCGCCGGCACCCTGCTGCGCTCCCTCGGCTCCTTCGAGAAGCAGCTCGACGCCCTCGGTGACGGCCGCACCTACAAGGTGAAGTGGCAGGACTACGCGACCGGCGCCCCCATCACCGCCCAGATGACCGCCGGGAAGATCGACATCGGCTCGATGGGCGACTTCCCCCTCCTCATCAACGCGGCCCGCGGCCAACAGCTCGGCAAGCCGACCCGCCTGGTCTCGGTCACCGGCTACAACCTGCGCGGCGGCCTCAACACCATCGTCACCGCACCCGGTTCGCGGCTCACCTCCCTCAAGGACCTGAAGGGCAAGAAGGTCTCGACGAGCGTCGGCTCGGCCGCCGACGGCACCCTCGTCCGCGCCCTGCGCCGCGCCGGCCTCGACCCCGCCGAGGACATCGAGAAGCTCAACCAGGAGCCCGCGGTCGGCGCCTCGGCCCTGTCGTCGGGAAGTGCCGACGCCCTGTCGCAGTTCGTCGCCTGGCCCGGCCTGCTCGCCCGGCAGGGCAAGGCGAAGGCGCTGTACGACGGCGCGCTGCTGAACCTGCCCACCTTCCACGGAGTGACCGCCCGGGAGGACTTCGCCAAGCGGCGCCCGGCCGTGCTGGAGGCGTTCCTGAAGGCGCAGGCCCAGGCGACCGACTACCTCGCCTCCCACCCCGTGGACGCCGCCGAGAAGGTCGCGAAGGCCACGGGCCTGCCCGCCGAGGCCGTCTACCTCTACAACGGCGCCCAGGGCATCGCCACCTTCGACCCGGCGATCAGGCCCCAGCTCGTGGCGGCCCTCAAGGAGGACGTGTCGATCCTCAAGGACGCCAGGCTCACCGGCGACGTGGACGTGGACGCCTTCGTGGACGACAGGTACGTGAAGAAGGCGCTCGGACCGGCCGAGTACGCCGAACGGCTCGCCGCCGGCCCCCCAAAACCGGCCGGCGAGGTCTGGCCCGAGGGGGCACGGAAGACCCTGGCCTTCGCTTCGCCCACCGCCCTGCTGAGGCACGTGGCCGGGCACCGCGACTCGGTGCGCGCCGCCTACGTCCCCGACGCCACGACCGGCACCCTGTGGTTCGCCGACCGGGCGGTGTGGGTGGCCGACGGCACCGCGCTCCTGCCCTTCGTCGCCCCGGAGACCGCGCAGGCGTACGTCGCCGGACACGGCGGGGCCCGGGTCATCACGTACGACCAGGCGCTGGAGCGCGCGTCATGA
- a CDS encoding 4Fe-4S dicluster domain-containing protein, which produces MPLAPQRADVPVTIDESKCIDGCTLCVDMCPLDSLAIDERNGKAYMHVDECWYCGPCAARCPTGAVTVNMPYLLR; this is translated from the coding sequence ATGCCCTTGGCGCCCCAGCGGGCCGACGTGCCCGTGACCATCGACGAGTCGAAGTGCATCGACGGCTGCACCCTCTGCGTGGACATGTGCCCGCTGGACTCCCTGGCCATCGACGAGCGCAACGGCAAGGCCTACATGCACGTCGACGAGTGCTGGTACTGCGGCCCGTGCGCGGCCCGCTGCCCCACCGGGGCCGTCACGGTCAACATGCCCTACCTGCTCCGGTGA
- a CDS encoding GntR family transcriptional regulator — protein sequence MPPSERLRDHVGQGATTVAAHRTRRRLRADRARQLADLLRRQLLTDAFPDGALPHEDALAAEYDATRNTVRQALDLLRAEGLVTRQPGVGTVLATRKYPHGLDRLMGLAETLHEHGRVTNEVRATVPVPAPAPVAERLRVPPGEDVLYIERLRRLNGVPLSLDHTYLPLDTGTALLGADLENNDVFHLLESVTGTPLGHAEINLEAVSADAHSAAVLETPRGAAVLMLERLTHLADGRPVDLEFIRFRGDRIAMSGLLHRSA from the coding sequence ATGCCCCCCTCCGAACGCCTCCGGGACCACGTCGGCCAGGGCGCGACCACCGTCGCCGCCCACCGCACGCGGCGTCGGCTGCGCGCCGACCGGGCCCGTCAACTGGCCGACCTGCTGCGCCGGCAACTGCTCACCGACGCCTTCCCCGACGGCGCGCTGCCCCACGAGGACGCGCTCGCCGCGGAGTACGACGCCACCCGGAACACGGTCCGCCAAGCCCTGGACCTGCTGCGCGCCGAGGGGCTGGTCACCCGGCAGCCCGGTGTCGGCACCGTGCTCGCCACCCGCAAGTACCCCCACGGACTGGACCGTCTGATGGGCCTCGCGGAGACCCTGCACGAACACGGGCGGGTCACCAACGAGGTGCGGGCCACCGTCCCCGTCCCGGCCCCCGCCCCGGTCGCCGAACGCCTCCGCGTCCCACCCGGCGAGGACGTCCTCTACATCGAACGCCTGCGCCGCCTGAACGGCGTCCCCCTCTCCCTGGACCACACCTACCTTCCCCTCGACACCGGCACCGCCCTGCTCGGCGCCGACCTCGAGAACAACGACGTCTTCCACCTGCTGGAGTCCGTCACCGGCACGCCGCTCGGCCACGCCGAGATCAATCTGGAGGCCGTCAGCGCCGACGCGCACTCCGCCGCCGTGCTCGAGACCCCGCGGGGCGCGGCCGTCCTCATGCTGGAACGGCTCACCCACCTCGCGGACGGCCGCCCGGTCGACCTGGAGTTCATCCGCTTCCGCGGCGACCGCATCGCGATGAGCGGCCTGCTCCACCGGTCCGCGTAG
- a CDS encoding M56 family metallopeptidase, with translation MTVCLLLLFAVAVTAAVPVPRALTRSAWPERDPVVALWVWQCLVATVLLCCLTALVLGAAAVFGTVRAQLFAPAPPAVTAAYNLSAGPPWAAALTLLLAGGAAWTTAMLARELVEARRGRARSRAQLRERAPDLPAGLPTARGPLLVLEDEYPDAWWMPGHPPQLIVTTGALQRLTDHQLDAVLTHERGHARARHDWLLHLSTALATGFPRVPLFAHFCDQTHRLVELSADDTASRRCGHLTTALALIELNQHRGVLSCASSHRLLGERVDRLLEPPPRLTPRHRALTTATAALVPLLPLLITFAPGLTALA, from the coding sequence ATGACCGTCTGCCTGCTCCTGCTGTTCGCCGTCGCCGTGACCGCCGCGGTACCGGTGCCGCGCGCGCTGACCCGGTCCGCGTGGCCCGAGCGGGACCCCGTGGTCGCGCTGTGGGTGTGGCAGTGCCTGGTCGCCACCGTCCTGCTGTGCTGCCTGACGGCCCTCGTCCTCGGGGCCGCCGCCGTCTTCGGCACCGTCCGCGCCCAGCTCTTCGCGCCGGCACCGCCCGCGGTGACCGCGGCCTACAACCTCTCCGCCGGCCCGCCCTGGGCAGCCGCCCTCACCCTGCTGCTGGCCGGCGGGGCCGCGTGGACCACCGCCATGCTCGCCCGGGAGCTGGTCGAGGCCCGCCGTGGCCGCGCCCGTTCCCGCGCCCAGCTGCGTGAACGCGCTCCCGACCTGCCCGCCGGTCTCCCTACCGCCCGGGGTCCCCTGCTGGTCCTGGAGGACGAGTACCCGGACGCCTGGTGGATGCCCGGCCACCCGCCCCAGCTGATCGTCACCACCGGCGCCCTGCAGCGCCTCACCGACCACCAGCTCGACGCCGTCCTCACCCACGAGCGCGGCCATGCCCGGGCCCGGCACGACTGGCTGCTGCACCTGTCCACCGCGCTGGCCACCGGCTTCCCGCGAGTCCCGCTCTTCGCCCACTTCTGCGACCAGACCCACCGCCTGGTCGAGCTGTCCGCCGACGACACCGCCTCCCGCCGCTGCGGCCACCTGACCACGGCACTGGCGCTGATCGAACTCAACCAGCACCGGGGCGTCCTGTCCTGCGCCTCCAGTCACCGCCTCCTCGGCGAGCGGGTCGACCGCCTCCTCGAACCGCCGCCCCGCCTGACCCCCCGGCACCGGGCCCTGACCACGGCCACGGCCGCCCTCGTCCCCCTCCTCCCCCTGCTGATCACCTTCGCCCCGGGGCTGACGGCGCTGGCGTAG
- the fahA gene encoding fumarylacetoacetase, translating to MPPFDVPEGDPFGPHNLPYGVFSIPGTQERTVGVRLGDHVLDAGAAAHALGSPYASLLARPTLNPLLAAGRTAWSDVRRALTAWVTVPSHRETLEPLFHPLSSVTLHLPFEVADYVDFYASENHARNVGQIFRPDAADSLTPNWKHLPIGYHGRSGTVVVSGTDVVRPSGQRKAPTDPAPVFGPSVRLDIEAEVGFVVGVPSELGSPVALGDFREHVFGLCLLNDWSARDVQAWEYVPLGPFLGKSFATSVSAWITPLDALEDARVTPPERTHELLPYLDDTGGRTDEPGGYDLRISVAVNGHVVSEPPFSTMYWTAAQQLAHMTVGGASLRTGDLYGSGTVSGPAERERGSLLELTWNGRDPLDLPEGKRTFLEDGDVVTLSAWAPGPGGTRVGLGEVTGRVVGRSDGR from the coding sequence ATGCCCCCCTTCGATGTCCCCGAGGGCGACCCCTTCGGCCCGCACAACCTTCCGTACGGCGTGTTCTCGATCCCCGGCACGCAGGAGCGGACGGTGGGCGTCCGGCTCGGCGACCACGTCCTCGACGCCGGCGCGGCGGCCCACGCGCTCGGGTCGCCGTACGCCTCCCTGCTCGCCCGGCCCACCCTCAACCCGCTGCTGGCGGCGGGCCGTACCGCCTGGTCCGACGTGCGGCGCGCGCTGACGGCCTGGGTGACGGTCCCCTCCCACCGCGAGACCCTGGAACCCCTGTTCCACCCCCTGTCGTCGGTGACCCTGCACCTGCCCTTCGAGGTCGCGGACTACGTCGACTTCTACGCCTCCGAGAACCACGCCCGGAACGTCGGCCAGATCTTCCGCCCCGACGCCGCGGACTCCCTCACCCCGAACTGGAAGCACCTGCCCATCGGCTACCACGGCCGCTCCGGCACGGTGGTGGTGTCCGGAACGGACGTCGTGCGGCCCTCCGGTCAGCGCAAGGCGCCCACCGACCCCGCGCCCGTCTTCGGACCGTCCGTCCGCCTGGACATCGAGGCCGAGGTCGGCTTCGTGGTGGGCGTGCCGTCCGAGCTGGGCAGCCCGGTGGCGCTCGGCGACTTCCGCGAGCACGTCTTCGGGCTGTGCCTGCTCAACGACTGGTCGGCGCGGGACGTCCAGGCCTGGGAGTACGTCCCCCTCGGCCCGTTCCTCGGCAAGTCCTTCGCCACGTCGGTGTCGGCCTGGATCACGCCGCTGGACGCTTTGGAGGACGCGCGGGTGACGCCGCCGGAGCGCACGCACGAGCTGCTGCCCTACCTCGACGACACGGGCGGGCGGACCGACGAACCCGGCGGCTACGACCTGCGGATCTCCGTCGCCGTCAACGGCCACGTCGTCTCCGAGCCGCCCTTCTCCACCATGTACTGGACGGCCGCCCAGCAACTGGCCCACATGACCGTGGGCGGCGCGTCGCTGCGCACCGGCGACCTCTACGGCTCGGGCACGGTGAGCGGGCCGGCCGAGCGGGAGCGCGGGTCGCTGCTCGAACTGACCTGGAACGGACGCGACCCGCTGGACCTGCCCGAGGGCAAGCGGACGTTCCTCGAGGACGGGGACGTGGTGACCCTCTCGGCCTGGGCGCCGGGGCCGGGCGGCACCCGGGTGGGACTCGGCGAGGTGACCGGGCGGGTGGTCGGGCGGTCGGACGGGCGGTGA
- a CDS encoding DegT/DnrJ/EryC1/StrS family aminotransferase, with amino-acid sequence MRGRLGRECVYVPSCRFGLYAALRHWCPPGGRVLMSPVNDDVIFFVVLAAGLRPVQAPLNPSEASIDIDAVPRETWGSLSAVLTTNLYGNPDPAPGLRARCDALGIPLFEDAAHAIGSEVGGRPVGAWGDASVFSLSKHVGAKAGGILAVADPELREALGKTCEELLLPRRTTAELAYAVRPYAEAAVRGLRLRRAAWATMRLLGRMEREEIRMPLRPQELARAVASAPDLAAHDPWVRVDMHDYRLRAGRFRLGRVARRLDGLDDVFARCRSGTELLLATRWARPAGWEAPRSGPPGSGPSASGPPGSGPSASGPSGGTQPLFRVPLLLADRDAAVRALARRGIVVGYLYDPPLDDYAGAAFTDPSPSPEGARWFARHALPVDPLHARAAVAALEESGARPAEAPEGLVPSGG; translated from the coding sequence ATGCGCGGCCGGCTCGGCCGGGAATGCGTGTACGTACCGTCATGCCGTTTCGGGCTGTACGCGGCACTGCGTCACTGGTGCCCGCCGGGCGGCCGCGTACTGATGTCGCCGGTCAACGACGACGTCATCTTCTTCGTCGTCCTGGCGGCCGGACTGCGGCCGGTCCAGGCGCCGCTGAACCCCTCGGAAGCCTCCATCGACATCGATGCCGTGCCCCGGGAGACGTGGGGATCGCTGTCCGCCGTACTGACGACGAACCTGTACGGGAATCCGGACCCGGCGCCCGGACTGCGGGCCCGCTGCGACGCCCTGGGCATCCCGTTGTTCGAGGACGCGGCGCACGCCATCGGCAGCGAGGTGGGCGGGCGACCGGTCGGAGCCTGGGGCGACGCCTCCGTCTTCAGCCTGTCCAAGCACGTCGGCGCCAAGGCCGGAGGAATCCTCGCGGTCGCCGACCCGGAGCTGCGGGAAGCACTGGGGAAGACCTGCGAGGAGCTGCTGCTGCCCCGCCGCACGACGGCCGAACTCGCCTACGCCGTAAGGCCGTACGCGGAGGCCGCGGTGCGCGGGCTGCGGTTGCGGAGGGCGGCCTGGGCCACGATGCGCCTGCTGGGGCGGATGGAGCGCGAGGAGATCCGGATGCCCCTGCGTCCGCAGGAGCTGGCCCGCGCGGTCGCCTCGGCACCGGACCTGGCGGCGCACGACCCGTGGGTCCGGGTGGACATGCACGACTACCGGCTGCGGGCGGGCCGGTTCCGGCTCGGGCGCGTCGCGCGGCGGCTCGACGGGCTGGACGACGTATTCGCGAGGTGCCGGTCGGGCACCGAGCTGCTGCTCGCGACACGCTGGGCGAGGCCGGCCGGGTGGGAGGCGCCGAGGAGCGGGCCGCCCGGGAGCGGACCGTCGGCGAGCGGGCCGCCCGGGAGCGGGCCGTCGGCGAGCGGGCCGTCCGGTGGGACGCAGCCGTTGTTCCGGGTGCCGCTGCTCTTGGCGGACCGGGACGCGGCGGTCCGCGCGCTGGCCCGGCGCGGCATCGTCGTCGGCTACCTCTACGACCCGCCGCTCGACGACTACGCGGGCGCGGCCTTCACGGACCCCTCTCCGTCCCCCGAGGGGGCGCGCTGGTTCGCGCGGCACGCGCTCCCCGTGGATCCGCTGCACGCCCGTGCGGCCGTCGCGGCACTGGAGGAGTCGGGAGCACGACCGGCCGAGGCACCGGAGGGGCTGGTTCCGTCCGGTGGCTGA